The Oncorhynchus nerka isolate Pitt River linkage group LG11, Oner_Uvic_2.0, whole genome shotgun sequence genome includes the window tgttcacactgctatgctttatcttggccaggtcgcagttgtaaatgagaacttgttctcaactagcctacctggttaaataaaggtaaattaaaattaaaaattaaaaaatcacaGTGACCCTGTTTGATACGTTGCAAGGGTGGAATAGTAATATAAGTATTACGCTTAATATGCGTAACGCAATCGTAACTCTATgttctgtgtttctatgttttggccgggtatggttctcaatcagggacagctgtctatcgttgtctctgaatgggaatcatacttaggcagcctttttcctttTGTATTTTGTGgttagttgtctttgttagtggcctgtatagccctagtaagcttcaAATGCGTTTTtattgtttcttgttttgttggcgacatttgaaataaagagaaaatgtatgatcaccacgctgcaccttggtccggtcattttcaAGACGACATTCATGACAAatatttccatctctctccctttcgataaccactcagcatgaaagggaaaaatgtaatgctctgatccagtggaaatatCATAAAATACCTGACCCAgttgatagttgatacaatgtttagAGTTCATTGCAGACAGGTCATGcgcagccaatgtgatttatagggtatttatatttatcaggatatttttccttctgcaggctgcaatgtttttatgtgttggctttatgtaggctttTTTGACATAGTTGGCAGTGTGAAtaaaagttacttttagattagtatcattttcatttagagTAATATTTTAGAACCACAGACAAAGATTTTGAGATACAAAGACTATTATAAATTAAATTAGTGTTCCACGATATGTGCCTATGAAAATCACAACTGTCTTGCAGGTTGGTAGAAATAGTAAGACAAATAGGCACGTTAGATGTTTCTATATATGGAAAAGAAATATtgacagtgtcacgccctggccttagttatctttgttttctttattattttggttaggtcagggtgtgacatggggatttatgtgttttgtctggtcTAGTGGTTTTGTATGTTTGTGGGGTgttttctagtctagtctagttgtTACCATTACCATAATTAATACTaattctttgagactgtggtcccagctctcttcaggtcattgaccaggtcctgctgtgtagttctgggctgatccctcaccttcctcatgatcattgatgccccacgaggtgagatcttgcatggagccccagaccgaggttgattgaccgtcatcttgaacttcttcccttttctaataattgcgccaacagttgttgccttctcaccaagctgcttgcatattggttggtaggtgatcaactAATtaggtcatgcaataaaatgcaaattaattacttagaaatcatacagtgtgattttctggatttttgttttagagtcCGTCTCTcccagttgaagtgtacctatgataaacattacagacctctacatgctttgtaagtaggaaaacctgcaaaattggcagtgtatcaaatacttgttctccccattgTACCTCTATAGGCACTATTAGGAAAATGATGAACTCAACGCAATTCACGTAATTTATACGAGCTGGATATTTTGACCGTTGACACTGAAAATACTTGTATTTCATTACAATAACTGTCTTATGCGTCTCCTTAGTTTTTGTGAACACAGTGCTTATTGTGGTAATATGTATGGAGAGAAGCCTTCATGAACCCATGTATCTGTTTCTGTGCAGTTTGTTTGTAAATGACTTGTATGGTACCACTGGTTTGTTTCCTGCTCTCATGACTCATTTGGTTTCAGATGACCATACAGTTTCCActgtgttctgttacctacagaTCTTTTGCATTTACACATGGAACCATTGAATTCAGCAATTGTCCTATGACAGGTaccttgctactgtatatgtTATCCACTGCAGTATTACAGCATCATGACAACCAACAGGGCGTGTATTTTAATGTGTGTAATATGGTGTACTCTTTGCAAAAGCATCATAACACTGACTTTAACCATTCGTTTGCAATTGTGTCGGAACGTTATAGACAAAGTGTATTGTGTTATGATGTTATAGACTAAGTTAAGCCCACCTTATTGCCCACCTGCCACCATTACGTCCATCCCTAATGGGAAATAGGCCCTTTAaggtggtgggacaaccacacatCCATCTAGTTTTTCAAGTGCCACTGTGAGATATGTTTGACCCACAGAATAAAACAAGACAGTAAGGGTAATGATGATGTGTTGTATGTATAAGGCACAGTGGTTGTGTACTCCATCCATCGTGTAAAAAAGCTGTAAAAAGTTTAGGAGTTCTGTCACTTAAGATTATGTCCGAAACACCCGTAATTTTTTTTACTCCATGCATACCTTACCATGGGGAAAGCAGAAgctaataacacaataacaagaGCATAATAAACATGTTTATTGAGTCATTAGGTACGAGGTCATTAGTCCACTCTATCACCTCGTTCCCTGGGACCCAATTAATGCACCTATTAACCTGTAGAGACCTGAGGGGCTCAAGGAGATGCACAGCTTGGATTCGAATGCACaccaaatggttccctattccctatattgacCAGAGCCCACTTGGTCAAaggtggtgcactatatagggaatagagtgccatttgggatgcccaCCATCTGTCATCGCCTCTGGGAGTGTAGACTCTGAAAGTATACTGTAGGCCTAGGATCGCCTAGAGTGACAATAAGGGTCCCCACTTTTACCTCAGCAGGAATAGCTCTGGGCCTAGGTTTTAATATATCTCTATGAATTAGGGTCCAGAgttattctctcttttctcttgttAGGTCATGTGTTTGGGGAAACCGTTCCTGTCAAAGGCTTTGGATTGGTTTCACTGAACCATTTATTTATTGTAAGGACagagccggctgaggcgtgaaAGCCTGACGATCCCGCTTAGGCGTGGGATTCTGACAGgctggctgaggcatgggagcctgacgaGTTGGGTGAGGATAACGGGGGAAGCCCGACGGGCCAGCTGAGGCCCCCCCGGCTACATTGGCAGCGGCACTCTGACCCGACGTCAcctacaaaaacaaaaaacaaaaactgcCTGGTGCTTCAAATTGTGGTGTCAGCCCTCTGTAAGGCCAGACGCTTGGAGACGAGATggaagtacagggagtgaacatttaattaaTAAACAGATGtgaaacaggacaggacagcatttggacattaatgctgacacagggatgaaacagaggaacagacagatatagggaagttaatcaaaACGTGAAGGAgtacaggtgagtccaatgaagcgCTGATGCGGGAATGATTGGctgcctggcgccctcgagctcCAGGGAtggggagcaggcgtgacaattTATTGGAACTTGGCGCACAATACATAGCACACAAACTCCTCCAAAAACTTTAATGATAGATCTGATAGCTTTGTCTGCCCAGCCCATTGGTGTTGCCAcaaacagtgcattcagaaagtattcagacacctttcctttttctacattttgttacattacagccttattaaaaatggattgaataaataaaatcctcaatctacatacaataccatataataacaaagcaaaaacaggttttcataggaataccttatttacagaagtattcagactttttgctatgagactcgaaatttagctcaggtacatcctgtttccattgatcatccttgagatgtttctacaacttgattggagtccaactgtggtatattcatttgattggacgttatttggaaaggcacacacctgtctatactgtacaaggtcccacagctgacaatgcatgtcagagcaaaaacaaagccatgaggtggaaggaattgtccatggAGCTCAgatacaggattgtgttgaggcacagatatggggaagggtaccaaacaaattctgcagcattgaaggtccccaagaacacagtggcctcattcttaaatgaaagaattttggaaccaatactactcttcctagagctggtcgcacgaccaaactgagcaataaaggtagaagggccttggtcaggaggtgaccaagaacccaatggtcactctgacagagctccagagttcttccgtggagatggaagaacctttcagaaggacaaccatctctgcagcactccactaatcaggactttatggtagaatggccagacggaagccacctctcagtaaaaggcacatgaaagcccgcttggagttcaccaaaaggcaccaaaagaaCTCTAAGACAATGAGAATCAAGACTCTCTGgtatgaactctttggcctgaatgccaggtgtcacgtctggaggaaacctggcaccatccctacggcgaAACATGGTgctggtagcatcatgctgtgtggatgtttttgagcagcagggactgggagactagtcaggatcgagggaaagatgaatggagcaaagtatagagagatccttgatgaaaaccttctcagggggcttaggacctcagactggggtggaggttcaacttccaacaggacaatgaccctatgcACACATgaatggctttgggacaagtctctgaatgtccttgagtggcccagccagagccatgACTTGAATCCGATCCaacatctccggagagacctgaaaatagctgtttagcgatgctccccatccagacctgacacagcttgagaggatctgcagagaatgggagaaactccccaaataccggtgtgccaagcttgtagagtcatacccaagaagactcaaggctgtaatcgctgccaaaggggacTCTGTAAGTACtctgtaaagggtctgaatacttatgtacatttaATATTTACGTTAAAAAACAATTATACATTTGATAACGTTTttaaaaaccagtttttgctttgtcatgatggggtattgtgtgtagattgaagagggggggggggacaattaattcaattttagaataagacttaACCAAATGTCGaaactctaactctctctcctctgctctcatccttctagacctatcggctgccttcgatactgtgaaccatcagatcctcctctccaccctctccgagttgggcatctccggcgcggcccacgcttggattgcgtcctacctgacaggtcgctcctaccaggtggcgtggcgagaatctgtctcctcaccacgcgctctcaccactggcgtcccccagggctctgttctaggccctctcctattctcgctatacaccaagtcacttggctctgtcataacctcacatggtctctcctatcattgctatgcagacgatacacaattaatcttctcctttcccccttctgatgaccaggtggcgaatcgcatctctgcatgtctggcagacatatcagtgtggatgacggatcaccacctcaagctgaacctcggcaagacggagctgctcttcctcccgggaaggactgcccgttccatgatctcgccatcacggttgacaactccattgtgtcctcctcccagagcgctaagaaccttggcgtgatcctggacaacaccctgtcgttctcaactaacatcaaggcggtggcccgttcttgtaggttcatgctctacaacatccgcagagtacgaccctgcctcacacaggaagcggcgcaggtcctaatccaggcacttgtcatctcccgtctggattactgcaactcgctgttggctgggctccctgcctgtgccattaaacccctacaactcatccagaacgccgcagcccgtctggtgttcaaccttcccaagttctctcacgtcaccccgctcctccgctctctccactggcttccagttgaagctcgcatccgctacaagaccatggtgcttgcctacggagctgtgaggggaacggcacctcagtacctccaggctctgatcaggccctacacccaaacaagggctctgcgttcatccacctctggcctgctcgcctccctaccactgaggaagtacagttcccgcgcagcccagtcaaaactgttcgctgctctggccccccaatggtggaacaaactccctcacgacgccaggacagcggagtcaatcaccaccttccggagacacctgaaaccccacctctttcaggaatacctaggataggataaagtaatccttctcaccccccttaaaatatttagatgcactattgtaaagtggctgttccactggatgtcttaaggtgaacgcaccaatttgtaagtcgctctggataagagcgtctgctaaatgacataaatgtaaataaatgtcgaaaaagtcaaggggtgtgaatactttctgaatggactGTACCTCTTCTACAGTGTAGAGTGCAAGTCTAGAcacacatacatttttttaaacaggaTCATAGGCCACTAACACAGCCTGTTCAATAACATAACATTAAGGATGTGTATTCTTCTGATGTGCTGTActaatcaaatcatatcaaactatcaaactatcctaccaatctactatttttatttaggaatgtCACTCTGGCCATGTGTAACAGTGTTGCTTCCGTCCCTCACCTTGCCCCAACCTGGGCTTTAACCAGGGACTCTCTGAACACATCGACAACTGAAATTTTGTGTTTAGCGTACTTTACATGTAATAAATGTGTTATTTTGCCTTTGAATGTATTCAGTAATATTTTAAGAAACACAGACAGCCGTTCAACTTACTCTtcaaagttgtaatagtagaatgcacacgGTGCAATTTTGAAATTGGGTAGTTGTTTTCCTCTTGTCATTTCAGACATTTCAGACCTTAGAGAGGTATTTAAATATCCAGACCAACTAGCCAACTAACCaacatgtcagctaacatttttgaACCAGGTTTTTTAGCCCATTGAGtttgttgtaatgtttgagtcacCAGATATCACATGAACATGCATAAGACATGTTCCCCAATGATGAAGGGAAGCCTGAGTGAAAATGTTGGGGAACCACCGCTCTACTGTATAACAATATTATGAAACCTAAAATAATTAGTGGCTTAATTCTGCTGTCCTGGTTGTATTCTTTTTTCATGGATGTCATCCCTATCTCCCTGAGTTTGTGACTGCAGTTTTGTGACAATGTTATAGACATAGTGTATTGTGACAACTACTCGGTGGTCAAGCTTTCCTGGTCAAACATTACACGAAAATATAACATGTGGTCTTGTTATAACTGTACTTTCTTTAGCTTGTGCTATATTTCCTAACATGTAAGAATTCTAGAAATATGTTTACAGTCTTCAAAAAAAACGAAACCAAAAGCTTTTAACACTTGTACACCACATACATATAGCCTCTTTGCTGAAATTCTCCTTTGACTGTTTATTTTTGATTCTACAAGGCAGACATTATACTGCACATAGTCCACCTAtacttcacagttttatttgtttattttccaATATCTCCACCACTTTTCAATCCTATTATGTATAGCTTTAGGATCAATAAAACCAGGCaggtttgtaaaaaaaaaaggtacTAGGCCTTCACTTCACCCTAAAATGTAACATGATTGTATATTTTtctaatattgaattgtgttttgtTGCTACAATTGACTATTCAAAAATGTGGCATTTCGGCATAGTATTGTCACTGCAAATGTTTGATGTAATATTAGGTATCTGATCTTTATAATTCACCAATTAAATATGGTGTTCCCCAAGGCTCTGTTTTAGAACCATTctggttttatacagtattcagatttGGGGTGAAAAATTATATTGTACTGGCAGATGTTTGGATTGGTTCCTTGCAAATAAACATTTGTCGTTAGGACATCCCTGGAACGTCACAAAATGGTCACCTAAAGTGGTCCCCTGGAGGTTTGGTGTAGTTCCCAGTTCATTCCGGATGCTTCCCTGATTACTTTTTAGATGTCGTTTTATTTTGTAATTCATCTTTTCAATCATTTTTATGACgtagattcagaggggttgggttaaatgcggaagacacaatTTGGTTGAATgcgttcagttgtgcaactgactaggtatcccctttccctgccACTCAATAGTATGAGAACAGAATTGTGGTTTGAGAGTGGAATGAACCAACCACATTTTGACCTGTAATGGGAGGAaccatataaaaaaaaaaaagtgacttATCTAGGTACGTCACTATTGGGTGCGCATGAGCAAAGAATCAGTGTCAATAGCAAGCAGTAGTCTTCCCACTAGTAGCTAGCGTGTGTTTTAATAGTGTGACAATGGCGACAACAACTACAGCAGCAGCAGATGTTATCAACTTCAAGGTGGATGACTgcaattttgtattttttttaattgacTTTTAAACGTACAATCCACTTGCAGTGAAGCTtctcaacatttacattacattttagtcATCTAGCAGATGCGTCTATCCAGATCGACCCACAGCAACCAGTCCAGGCATTGGATGTAACAACCTtcctttttggggggggggtttgtagttgtttatttttttttactgtaattTTGTCCCTCACTCAGCAACTTCACTCTCACTTATCTCCAGTTCTAGATTCCAACCATTGGTTTCCCTcatcccatcccacctatctctgctgACCATCCCCTTCGGATTTCAGCGCATTAAGTGATGCTATGTTGTCTGTTATTTTTCTACATAGGCTAGATCTTTATTCCCTCTGAAGGACTATGTTCAATAGTCACGGTTCGCCACTGCATTTTTAGGACATTCTTAGGACATTGTGTCATGGTCCTAGTTCCCGTTTTTTCCCAGGGACTTCACTTCATGGTAGCAAAGAAACGTTCTCACCCCCCCAAAATAAATTATAGCCAGGGCATGCATACCCTAGTTTCATTACACATCACCCCTTGCTACTGTTGCCAATCAAATCAAGCCCCTGATTTGTGAACCACTGATCCATTCACAGCTCTTTGTCTTTTGACAATGTTAATGAAACCCCCCTACACAGTGCTTTTACCATATAATGTTTTCAACTAACATatttgacatactgtacatgattacattgtgcatgttcatttatacagtaattattagAAACGTGTCCTCacatgggatttgaactcacaaccatTCATAGCTTTCCGATATTCCTGCCATACCACCGTGTCTATGTCAATGACTGATTTCACATGTATTCCTACACGTCGCACTTCAAAGTAAATCTCAGCACTGTTAAAAATACACTCAAGAAAAACTATTATACTATAATAGTGATTCAGGAGTACGATTCAAACCGAACAATATAacccaccaacattagacaactatactgaAGACCCAAACTGAAATAGCTGAAATAAGTCAATTAAATCAATAATAATCAAATATTCAGATGAACTGATAACTAAAATGGCAGAGCAGATGGCACTCTTATGCTGATTAGAGATGTATTATAGGTAATGAATGTGCAGAGGGGGACTTCTGAAATTCTCTAGACTTTGTGGCACAGCAGAAAGATCAGTACTCCCCAAATTCAGAGATAGTTCATTCAAATCCCAGGAGGGGTCATAATTAAAAGTCAGTACTAAGTAATCATATTGTTACTGATCAAAAATGTGTACACTTTTAGCTGAACAGTGTACAACTTACCTTAACACCCCCATACCATTtaattattttacttataatggTTTTGGCCATCTGGGACCATCATGTGAATGACACAACTTCCCAAGAATTCCCACAACTTCCCAAGAACATCCTAAAAATGTTCTCAGGATGTTCCTGGAACAAACCGGGAACTAGAAAAAAAACTCCACGGGACCATGGCACAATGTCCTGACTACTTTAGAACACCATTTCGTGACCTTCCAGGAATGTCCTAACAAATTATTTTTGTTTGCAGGGATGTTCCCTTGGGACCCAATGACTATTAAAATTAAAGTCCTGAGAATGTCCTAAGAAAGTCCTGATATGATCCTCAGTGACGTCCTAGTAACTACCATAAGcagcctccaacgttgttttagagaattttgaTGTAAATTCAACCGACCTCACATCTGCAGACTACGTTTATGGTGTGGTGTGGGCGAGcgggttttctgatgtcaacgttgtgaacagggtgttggggttatggtataggcaagcataagctatggacaaagaacacaattgcattttgtcgattgcaaattgaatgtacagacacaccatgacgagatcctgaggcccattgtcgtgccgcTCATCAGCTGCCATCACCTCAAGTTTTAGCATGATAATACACTGCCCCATgtagcaaggatctgtacacaatttctggaagctgaaaatgtcccagttcttccatggcctgcatactcaccagacatgtcacccattgagcgtgTTTCGGATcatctggatcgacatgtactacagggtgttccagttcccgccaatatccagcaacttcgcacggCCATTGGAGAGgattgggacaacattccacaatcaacagcatgatcaactctatgccaatgagatgtgttgcgctgtatgaggcaaatggtgatcaccagatactgactggatttctgatccacacccttacctttttttaaagggtctattcccagtcatgtgaaatccagagattatggcctaatttatttatttcaattgactgacttcCGTAtaggaactgtaactcagtaaaatattaaaataaatcaaatcagtATACCTTAAAATAACGTTACACTGTGACCAAACTGATATTTGTTCTGAACGCCCTCTTATGGTCCCGAGGTAAATGTCATGTTTTAATGTTCCTACAATGTTCTGACTATTGAACAAAGTCATCAGTGGGATGACGTCTCGCTGAAACCCCTAAAGCAACATTTCCCAAACTTTGACCTGGGGACCcaaaaggggtgcacattttgttttttgcctcagcactacacagctgattcaaataattaaCTAATCGTTAagatttgattatttgaatcagctatgTAGTACTTGGGCAAGAAAATGCACGTGCACcacttggggtccccaggacagtttgggaaacgctgcctTAAAGGGACTTAATGGGAACTTTTCCAAATGTCCTTAGGACATCCCCTGTTTGCTGAGTTAAAACATAAATAAAGTAAATATAATCCAATTAGTTTCTTGTCATAAACTCAATATAGTTCCATCTCTATGGAGTAGTTACATGTTGACACTGAAATTACAATCCCATGTGATCATACACTATGGTATATTTAGAGGCTACCAGGACAAGATATTGGAGCAGTCTCCTCTATCAAACAAGAAGACATTTCATGGACACAAGTTTTTTCATTTCTTTCACACCTCCGAAGTCTGATAATGTACAGCTAATATCGGGATCTTTTTTTACAAGAGTTTGTGAGAGGATGTGAATTTGTTTTGTTAAAACTATTGTGTTTAGTCTGAGCCTAAACAGAATCAAATGATTCACTCTTGAATTCATTCACATCCATACACACTCAAGCCGTGCAAGGACTAAGAATTGCTGCATTAACCAGAAGAAGAAAATTAACAAAAGCTATGGAGAACTCAACCCAAGTCAAGTTATTTTATCTCTTTGGCTTACAAGAGACATTTAACAACAAATCAGTATATTTTACCATGTCTCTTATCACATACCTTCTCATCATCACTGTGAATCTGACTCTGATCATAACAATCATTCAGGAGAAAGGTCTCCATGAGCCCATGTATATATTTCTGTGTAGTCTATGTATCAATGGATTGTATGGAACTGCTGGTTTCTACCCCAAGTTCTTACTGGACCTTCAGTCAGATGTTCAGGTGATATCTTATAGTGGATGTTTGATTCAAACCTTTGTAATATACACATCTGTCATGTGTGAAATGTCTATTCTAACAGTGATGTCTTACGACAGGTATGTGGCGATATGCAGACCACTACTATATCATACCATTGTGACATCTTTAACTGTTAGAAAGTTACTCTTATTGTCTTGGTGTTATCCTTTATTTATAGGACTCATAGTAGTTAGTTTAACCGTCAGAGTTCCTTTGTGTGGATCTCGCATTGATAAGATCTGTGACATTCCGTCTATACTGAAACATGCATGTTTACCTATTCCCATCAATCAGATTTTGAACAAATTTGTAATTATGGTTCATGTTTTACCGATACTTTTCATTGTAATTTTCTTACTGTCAGATTGTCAGGACTTGTGTAAAGTCAGCTAAGGGAAGGATTAAGTTCACACAGACTTGTGTGCCACATTTAATAACAATATTTATGTTCATC containing:
- the LOC135573876 gene encoding olfactory receptor 1D2-like; translation: MSLITYLLIITVNLTLIITIIQEKGLHEPMYIFLCSLCINGLYGTAGFYPKFLLDLQSDVQVISYSGCLIQTFVIYTSVMCEMSILTVMSYDRYVAICRPLLYHTIVTSLTVRKLLLLSWCYPLFIGLIVVSLTVRVPLCGSRIDKICDIPSILKHAYCQDLCKVS